The sequence tctctcaatgtttgcggacgatgccaaaattatgagaaggattaaaacagaagaggtttgaggcttcaagaagaccttgacaagcttaaggaatggtcgaacaaatggttgttagagtttaacccaaccaaatgtaatgtaatgaagataggtgtagggagcaggaggccagatacaaggtatcatctgggagaggaaattcttcaggagtcagagaaagaaaaagacttgggggttgatatcacgccagacctgtcttctgcagcacatatcatgaaagtaacatcagcggcatatgccaggctggccaacatacgaacggcattcagaaacttgtgtaaagaatcattcagaactttgtataccacatatgtcaggccaatcctggagtatgcagccccagcatggagtccatatctagtcaaggataagactaaactggaaaaggttcaaaggtttgccaccagactagtacccgagctgagaggtatgagctacgaggagagactacgggaattaaacctcacttcgctggaagacagaagagttagggggggacatgatcaccacattcaagattctgaagggaattgatagggtagataaagacagtctatttaacacaaggggaacacgcacaaggggacacaggtggaaactgagtgcccaaatgagccacagagatattagaaagaacttttttagtgtcagagtggttgacaaaaggaatgcattaggaagtgatgtggtggaggctgactccatacacagtttcaagtatagatatgatagagcccaataggctcaggaatctgtacacatgttgattgacggttgagaggcgggactaaagagccagagctaaacccccgcaaacacaactaggtgagtacacctaggtgagtacacacacacacacacacacacacacacacacacacacacacacacacacacacacacacactctcgcctagttgtactcacctagttgtgcttgcgggggttgagctctggctctttggtcccgcctctcaaccgtcaatcaacaggtatattgatttcctgtgtgtgtgtgtactcaactaggtgagtacacacacacaggaaatcaATATacccatacacacatacacacacacacacacacacacacacacacacacacacacacacacacacacacacacacacatatatattcacaCAAATGTGTGAATGTGGCACATgggtgacaaagagtgctgggaagacgggacaccacgagcgtagctctcatcctgtaactacacttagataattacacttaggtaattacacacacaccagctattTAGCATTCTATTTCAAAAGTTATATATGAATTAACTGCTGTTTGCAATAGTACAGATCTCAACTTTTCTTAAATTAGTGTCAAATTTGGTGAACACCTTCCATAGTTATTATGAATCTCGTCGTGGATATGTTTTCTTCCAGTGATagttttataaatatattttagaaTCATGTAATATGCCTGGAAATGAAttcatttacctgaatttacccgagggccactaacactctagtggcctggacgagaacaggaagccagttgcttgtcaaaggtctccccCATTAATATACCTTGAAATTATGTACTATGCCtggaaataaattaatatatcttGGAATCATGTAATATGCCTTGGAATAAATTAATATATCTTGGAATCATCTAATATGCCCGAAAACTGAGTAATTAATCTAAAAACATGTAATTTTCTTGGAAATCACAAATTCTTCCCTTTATCCAACCTTAATACCCCAGAACAAGTGAATTTTAGAATTAAACATTGATTTAGATAACATTCAGGACCTTCGTTAGTCACGTAATCAGTAAGAAGCATGATTTTTGAGATCACGTAATGATTTGTGATGAGTTGAGGAGCTTAATTTGTAAGGAAGCTTTGTATGCTCGTCCTTTGGGCATTATGtattgtggtagtgtgatgggagtTTGCAAATGCATAGGAAACACGTTCAAAACTACCTGGAGGTGTTTTTTCAGAGTGTGCAAGACGAACCGGCTTAGTGCTACTTGTTTTAGTCCTGAAAGACAAAGCGGGTTAGAAAACAGTTTAATAAAACTGTTTATTAATAAGAACTGATTAAACTGATTATTAAAAATTAAActgatttttaataaaatcttgcAATCTGTGATGAATAGTACTTCGCATCCCTTACCTCTTAGTGTCTATGGGACATGCCCAGTCTACAAGTATGTTGCACCTGTTGTGTTATAATTTAACTATTGTGACGTACGAATTCTTTGTGGAATATGGCCTtaaggttgtggatggaggtggttcCCACCACTTCTTCTTTCGGagcattcttcttcttcttcatttctCGTACAGGGTACGAGAatttcttcgactcatttgcatttccagcttccacttacgaCCTCTTCTTCCATACTTCCTTTGAATTTaaaagaggctgtccttgtccatcTTGTTTACACCCTTCAGTACCTTGTATGttttgatcatatctcctcttttttcTACTCTTCTTGAAGGATGTGACGTCTATACTTTCCTTAACCTATCGTCATAGCTTAGCCTTCTTAGCTCTAGCACTAATCTTGACAGTACGTTTATGGCTATTCTCCATAAAACAAAAAGTAGTTGGTGTTTAAcgattttaaataaatttccgtAATAATACTAAAAAAACAATTTAAGTGGATAATATATTATTTTATGCTATGGATGCCCTGGGTGTTATAGTGTTTCCTGAgtgtaaaacaaaaacaaagcaacaaaagCAAATTTTGTTTTTGTTCTGACCAAATAATTCCCCTTTTGTACATCTCTACAACCCATGCAGCCAGGCACTGATCTTGCACGTGTGTGCTTGTACAACAGTTGTGGGGGATACGCTCATTCTTGATGTGATTACACCCATTcttgcactacgggctcaccatagcccgtgctacttggaactttatgttccaagtaacgaatctttaacaacaacaacaacccattcGTGATGTGATCACACCCATTCTTAATGTTCACGCCCATTCTTGATGTGATCACGCCCATTCTTGATGTGATCACGCCCATTCTTGATGTCATTACGCCCATTTTTGATGTGATTACGCCCATTTTTTATGTGATTACGCCCATTTTTGATGTGATCACGCCCATTCTTGATGTGATCACACCCATTCTTGATGTGATCACGCCCATTCTTGATGTGATCACGCCCATTCTTGATGTGATCACGCCCATTCTTGATGTGATCACACCCATTCTTGATGTGATCACGCCCATTCTTGATGTGATCACGCCCATTCTTGATGTGATCACGCCCATTCTTGATGTGATCACGCCCATTCTTGATGTGATCACACCCATTCTTGATGTGATCACGCCCATTCTTGATGTGATCACGCCCATTCTTGATGTGATCACACCCATTCTTGATGTGATCACGCCCATTCTTGATGTGATCACGCCCATTCTTGATGTGATCACGCCCATTCTTGATGTGATTACGCCCATTTTTTATGTGATTACGCCCATTTTTGATGTGACCACGCCCATTCTTGATGTGATCACACCCATTCTTGATGTGATCACCCCCATTCTTGATGTGATCACCCCCATTCTTGATGTGATCAACCCCATTCTTGATGTGATCACGCCCATTCTTGATGTGATCACACCCATTCTTGATGTGATCACGCCCATTCTTGATGTGATCACGCCCATTCTTGATGTGATCACGCCCATTTTTGATGTGATCACGCCCATTCTTGATGTGATCACGCCCATTCTTGATGTGATCACGCCCATTCTTGACGTGATCACGCCCATTCTTGACGTGATCACGCCCATTCTTGATGTGATCACGCCCATTCTTGATGTGATCACGCCCATTCTTGATGTGATCACGCCCATTCTTGATGTGATCA is a genomic window of Procambarus clarkii isolate CNS0578487 chromosome 8, FALCON_Pclarkii_2.0, whole genome shotgun sequence containing:
- the LOC138359582 gene encoding uncharacterized protein; this translates as MFTPILDVITPILDVITPILDVITPIFDVITPIFYVITPIFDVITPILDVITPILDVITPILDVITPILDVITPILDVITPILDVITPILDVITPILDVITPILDVITPILDVITPILDVITPILDVITPILDVITPILDVITPILDVITPILDVITPILDVITPIFYVITPIFDVTTPILDVITPILDVITPILDVITPILDVINPILDVITPILDVITPILDVITPILDVITPILDVITPIFDVITPILDVITPILDVITPILDVITPILDVITPILDVITPILDVITPILDVITPILDVITPILDVITPILDVITPILDVITPILDVITPILDVITPILDVITPILDVITPILDVITPIFDVITPIFDVTTPILDVITPILDVITPILDVITPILDVITPILDVINPILDVINPIFDVITPILDVITPILDVITPILDVITPIFDVITPIFDVITPILDVITPILDVITP